In one window of Bacteroidota bacterium DNA:
- a CDS encoding response regulator, with product MNTAKQKDRDKINLDLMRTFSLYAGPVVILYRFIFLYSDPDAVDPLWMRFSIAGLFATFSVGCYYFPTAIKKYATALFSSIQYATTCWLAYLAYLNNLSSSVTLGFIVVIVTIYFVFHTKRALAVYASVVTGLAVLVTFTAPEPQIVPLFFLSTIIVIAFFTYIILHSRLDAMDELDKSEAIMGTVFHDSGDAFLVIDAEEETVISHNNTVFETLEVRTVDQLLSKLATMLTNSEASLEPQPALRALISSTPLSERIQLNPEDDGRWIDVHIKELDSSNNRLLLVKVSDITQGKRIDEYRIAKEAAEEANRLKDSFLATMSHELRTPMNGVIGMANLLNYTQLDEEQSDYVQTIHTSSENLMSILNDILDFTRLGSGLAQLDIQPFSPVLVMEEVAELFAMEAGSKKIELVVHPDAAGYWEVEGDSKLLWKVLMNVVGNAVKFTPTGEICINLETKRLQNDTLELHFSVQDTGIGIPSHALETIFEHFKQVDASFSRSYEGIGLGLAITRQLVELLGGEIWAESLLGKGSTFHWKIPVGLPATANHPEDPAQTAYSVLLLDHRPASIRRMEQLFNRKGDTCYSTNDPSEVYARLENGHMFDLAMIDIFLPGQDAFELARALKKKASNALRVILLAPMGVKTEFSADVADALLTKPILEDAFYKRIESVMAPINQPALQRLLNKRKRAAALPHKREVSVLLVEDNIMNQQVALSTLGVLGYRADVADNGQHALEQMAKKSYDLIFMDLQMPLMDGLEATRQIRTTYIEKPPYIIALTANALASDYEQCMAVGMNDFLSKPINIKELKAKLDDFDTHLVAALPNPNE from the coding sequence TTGAACACGGCTAAACAAAAAGATCGAGACAAAATTAACCTCGATTTGATGCGGACTTTTAGCCTCTATGCGGGCCCCGTGGTCATTTTGTACCGCTTTATCTTTCTTTATTCAGATCCCGATGCTGTTGATCCTTTGTGGATGCGCTTCAGTATTGCCGGCCTGTTTGCAACCTTTTCTGTCGGCTGCTACTACTTCCCCACAGCAATAAAAAAGTACGCAACCGCCCTATTCAGTAGCATTCAATACGCTACAACCTGTTGGCTTGCTTACCTGGCATATCTCAACAACCTATCGTCGTCGGTTACCCTCGGTTTCATCGTAGTGATTGTGACGATCTACTTTGTCTTTCATACAAAGCGAGCCCTCGCGGTATATGCCTCAGTAGTTACCGGGCTCGCCGTGCTTGTTACGTTTACAGCACCAGAGCCACAGATTGTGCCGCTCTTTTTTCTGAGCACCATCATTGTAATTGCCTTTTTCACCTACATCATCCTGCATTCACGGCTTGATGCCATGGATGAATTGGACAAAAGTGAAGCCATCATGGGGACTGTATTCCATGATAGTGGTGATGCATTTCTTGTTATCGATGCAGAAGAAGAAACCGTAATCAGCCATAACAATACTGTTTTTGAAACGCTTGAGGTGCGCACAGTTGATCAGCTACTTAGCAAACTGGCAACAATGCTCACAAATTCGGAAGCATCTCTGGAGCCACAGCCAGCGTTGCGCGCCCTCATCAGCAGCACACCACTGAGTGAGCGCATACAGCTCAATCCGGAAGACGATGGGCGCTGGATTGACGTGCACATCAAAGAACTGGACAGCAGTAACAACCGCCTGTTGTTGGTTAAGGTGTCGGATATCACGCAAGGCAAGCGCATCGATGAGTATCGCATTGCCAAAGAAGCTGCTGAAGAAGCTAACCGCTTGAAAGACAGCTTCCTGGCTACAATGAGTCACGAACTCAGAACACCCATGAATGGCGTGATAGGGATGGCCAACTTGCTCAACTACACGCAACTGGATGAAGAGCAGAGCGATTACGTGCAAACGATCCACACCAGTAGTGAAAACCTGATGAGTATCCTGAACGATATTCTGGACTTCACCCGGTTGGGATCTGGGCTTGCACAGCTAGACATTCAGCCATTCTCCCCCGTCCTGGTTATGGAAGAGGTAGCAGAGCTCTTTGCCATGGAAGCCGGCTCCAAAAAAATTGAACTTGTAGTACATCCGGATGCTGCCGGCTATTGGGAGGTTGAAGGCGACAGCAAACTGCTGTGGAAGGTGCTGATGAATGTCGTTGGCAATGCGGTCAAGTTTACACCAACAGGAGAAATCTGCATCAACCTGGAAACGAAACGCCTGCAAAACGACACACTCGAGCTTCACTTCAGCGTACAGGATACGGGCATTGGGATTCCGTCTCACGCCCTCGAAACCATTTTTGAGCACTTCAAACAAGTTGATGCTTCTTTCTCTCGTAGCTATGAAGGCATTGGCCTGGGGCTTGCCATTACGCGGCAACTGGTTGAGTTACTCGGTGGCGAAATTTGGGCAGAAAGTTTGCTGGGGAAAGGTTCGACGTTCCACTGGAAAATCCCGGTTGGGCTACCAGCCACGGCTAACCATCCCGAAGATCCGGCACAAACTGCATACTCGGTGCTTCTGCTCGATCACCGGCCGGCATCTATCCGCCGCATGGAGCAATTATTTAACCGTAAAGGAGATACGTGCTACAGCACCAACGACCCTTCCGAAGTCTATGCACGCCTCGAAAACGGCCATATGTTCGATCTGGCAATGATCGATATATTCTTACCCGGCCAGGACGCTTTTGAATTGGCCCGGGCCTTAAAGAAAAAAGCCTCCAATGCGCTTCGCGTTATCCTTCTCGCTCCTATGGGCGTAAAAACAGAATTCTCAGCGGATGTGGCTGATGCCTTGTTAACAAAACCGATCCTAGAGGACGCGTTCTACAAACGAATCGAATCGGTTATGGCTCCGATCAACCAGCCGGCGCTACAGCGTTTGCTCAACAAACGAAAACGGGCAGCTGCACTTCCCCACAAACGCGAAGTAAGCGTCCTACTCGTCGAAGACAACATCATGAATCAGCAGGTTGCCCTGAGTACGCTTGGTGTGCTCGGTTACCGTGCTGATGTGGCAGACAATGGCCAACATGCCCTCGAGCAGATGGCGAAAAAGAGCTACGACCTGATTTTTATGGATTTGCAAATGCCGCTCATGGATGGCCTTGAGGCCACACGGCAAATCAGGACAACGTATATCGAAAAGCCTCCCTATATCATTGCCCTGACCGCCAACGCACTGGCTTCAGATTACGAGCAATGTATGGCGGTGGGGATGAATGACTTTCTCTCAAAGCCCATCAACATAAAAGAACTTAAAGCCAAACTGGACGATTTCGACACGCACCTCGTGGCGGCTTTGCCAAATCCTAACGAATAA
- a CDS encoding lamin tail domain-containing protein, producing the protein MLIASRKWFFVLFVCCCAWTSLELHAQPVPFRVVTYNVLRLSDNDQERQQALATIFAEVQPDILLTQEMVNTDGVALLLSALNASDTLFANAPFINGADTDNALFYRKDRVRFISQDTVDTALREFSEYTVEVAGNTFNLYSAHLKAGDGPWNENLRYDEAEILRMHLNSLPDSVEFIVAGDLNIGEDNEAAYQLLTRIGSDSTGQLVDLVEPALIGRWRNNPAFAAVHSQSPRAIAIGGGASGGMDDRFDFILGSQHVFDTEKIAFKAGSYTVYGNDGQHFNKAITDGPNLVVSDDMAQALHDASDHLPVYADFVSYTDSSVASAPVLMFSEIFYDTPGTDADEEWVELYNNGTGAVDLAGWSLVDNNGDGFTYTFPESHVMQAGTYFTVANDANAFVALYGYGADLYDNIPPLNNSGDALLLRNPADEVMDEVAWEGGASKGVPALWNSDLEPNARRGESLVRASFALDTDSFEDWIIATGNGSPQVQGTGVEFHTVGTDTGLPQRVASLDQNYPNPVANQTAIKFLLPVAQTVSLTVFDMLGREVAQLAHGTYGAGEHTVTYVTEALNAGVYIYRLQTEAGSQVRQMLVIR; encoded by the coding sequence ATGTTGATTGCTTCCCGGAAATGGTTTTTTGTTTTGTTCGTATGCTGTTGTGCCTGGACATCCCTTGAATTACACGCGCAGCCTGTTCCGTTTCGGGTGGTGACGTACAATGTGCTCCGGTTGTCTGACAACGACCAGGAAAGGCAGCAGGCTTTGGCTACGATTTTTGCTGAAGTACAGCCGGATATTCTCCTTACTCAGGAGATGGTAAATACGGACGGTGTTGCGCTGTTGCTTTCCGCGCTCAATGCTTCAGACACGTTGTTCGCAAACGCGCCATTCATTAATGGTGCAGATACCGACAATGCGCTCTTCTATAGAAAGGATCGCGTTCGTTTTATATCCCAGGATACCGTGGATACCGCACTCCGCGAGTTCTCTGAGTACACTGTGGAAGTTGCCGGCAATACGTTTAACCTCTACAGTGCGCACTTGAAAGCCGGTGATGGCCCCTGGAACGAAAACCTCCGCTACGACGAAGCAGAGATCCTGCGGATGCACTTGAATAGTTTGCCTGATAGTGTTGAGTTCATTGTTGCCGGCGACTTGAATATCGGAGAGGATAACGAGGCTGCATATCAGCTGCTGACGCGAATAGGCAGTGATAGTACAGGACAGTTGGTCGATCTGGTTGAGCCGGCGCTTATTGGTCGCTGGCGTAACAATCCGGCTTTTGCAGCCGTGCATTCCCAGAGCCCGCGCGCTATCGCTATTGGAGGTGGGGCGTCGGGTGGTATGGATGACCGGTTCGATTTCATTCTTGGCAGTCAGCATGTGTTCGATACAGAGAAAATCGCCTTCAAAGCCGGCAGCTATACCGTGTATGGCAACGACGGACAGCACTTCAACAAAGCGATCACAGATGGCCCCAACCTGGTTGTCAGTGACGACATGGCACAGGCCCTGCATGATGCGTCGGACCATCTGCCTGTATACGCTGATTTTGTAAGCTATACTGATTCTTCTGTAGCATCTGCGCCCGTCCTGATGTTTAGCGAGATTTTTTATGACACGCCAGGCACGGACGCCGACGAAGAGTGGGTCGAACTATACAACAACGGCACAGGAGCCGTTGACCTTGCCGGCTGGTCGCTGGTAGACAACAACGGCGACGGATTTACATACACTTTCCCAGAAAGCCATGTGATGCAAGCGGGTACGTATTTTACAGTAGCCAACGATGCAAATGCTTTTGTGGCGCTTTATGGGTATGGCGCTGATCTGTACGACAATATCCCACCCTTGAATAATTCGGGAGATGCATTGCTTTTGCGTAATCCTGCAGATGAGGTTATGGATGAGGTTGCATGGGAAGGGGGCGCAAGCAAGGGGGTGCCGGCGCTGTGGAACAGTGACCTCGAACCGAATGCAAGAAGGGGGGAGTCGCTCGTCAGGGCATCGTTTGCGCTGGATACGGATTCATTTGAAGACTGGATTATTGCAACGGGCAACGGCAGTCCGCAGGTGCAGGGCACGGGCGTTGAATTTCATACCGTTGGGACAGATACCGGCTTGCCTCAACGGGTTGCATCCCTTGATCAAAACTACCCGAACCCGGTTGCTAACCAGACGGCCATCAAGTTTTTGTTGCCAGTTGCCCAGACTGTCTCGCTCACTGTATTTGACATGCTGGGACGCGAAGTGGCGCAGTTGGCCCATGGTACGTATGGCGCCGGCGAACATACGGTTACGTACGTTACGGAGGCGTTAAACGCTGGGGTATATATTTACCGTCTACAAACTGAAGCGGGAAGTCAAGTCCGGCAAATGCTGGTTATTCGTTAG
- a CDS encoding DUF5004 domain-containing protein — translation MANYVFKSLCIASLLLLCSCSSGSKLLADQLVGQWQMAQIVQDGTNDVSAEHNPENNRFILFNADQTFESGGDPYGKNTGTWRMDETSRELFLNSDAGAEDDSYWIVSIDGRTMNWQGARFEFNKRFLITHTRTEN, via the coding sequence ATGGCCAATTACGTGTTCAAATCTTTATGTATAGCATCCCTCCTGCTCCTCTGCTCGTGTTCATCCGGCTCAAAGTTGCTGGCTGACCAGTTGGTCGGACAATGGCAGATGGCACAGATCGTACAGGACGGCACAAATGATGTAAGTGCGGAGCACAACCCGGAAAATAACCGGTTCATTCTGTTCAACGCCGACCAAACCTTTGAGAGTGGTGGTGATCCGTATGGCAAAAACACAGGCACCTGGCGGATGGACGAAACGTCGCGCGAGCTATTTCTCAACAGCGACGCCGGCGCAGAAGACGACAGCTACTGGATCGTTTCAATCGATGGCCGCACTATGAACTGGCAAGGAGCAAGATTTGAGTTCAACAAAAGATTTTTGATAACGCACACGCGTACTGAAAACTAG
- a CDS encoding gluconokinase, whose protein sequence is MKDLYIGVDIGTSSTKVIATDANLQAVYTAGRPYPLLTPQPGYAEQEAATIVAAIFDGLKEVITACASRGTIRAVSLSSAMHGLLLLDHHNQPISPLVTWADKRSKAQAAAFQHTAAGKDIYYHTGTPVHPMAPLSKLRWFQQHEPALMQQAAKVVGMKAYFIFLATGALLTDHSIASATGLFDLESRTWYAPALDAAGISTNQLPEPVSTTTTLPPLKPEIAQQLAIDPSIPWIIGASDGCLANLGVAADTPAKAALTIGTSGAIRVTTHEPRVDQKRRLFTYILDDQRYIVGGSINNGGIMLQWFKDHLMGQPDSLHEQLAATATIPPGSDGLLCLPYLLGERAPNWNSYDRGVFFGVHYQHTGAHFLNAMLEGIAFTLRNIGEAITDTCGPFDILLANGGLLRSPEWLQIIANVFGKRVVKTPGDDASAIGAIILAMETLGTETINRDFDEEAAGNSLLPATEAHAQYDALVPLFNDLYHKLQADFVRLPTR, encoded by the coding sequence TTGAAAGACCTATACATCGGTGTTGATATTGGCACGTCGAGCACCAAGGTGATCGCTACCGACGCCAACCTACAGGCTGTATACACCGCCGGCCGGCCCTATCCCCTGCTCACGCCACAACCGGGCTATGCTGAGCAAGAAGCTGCAACCATCGTTGCGGCTATCTTCGATGGACTCAAAGAAGTCATTACAGCCTGTGCTTCCCGCGGTACAATCCGGGCCGTTAGCCTGAGCAGCGCAATGCATGGCCTGCTGCTGCTCGACCACCACAACCAACCAATCTCACCCCTGGTTACGTGGGCTGACAAGCGTAGCAAAGCCCAGGCCGCCGCATTTCAGCACACAGCGGCCGGCAAAGACATCTATTACCATACAGGCACACCCGTCCACCCAATGGCACCCCTGAGCAAGCTCCGGTGGTTTCAGCAACATGAACCTGCGTTGATGCAGCAAGCGGCTAAAGTTGTGGGCATGAAGGCGTACTTCATTTTCCTTGCAACGGGCGCTTTGCTTACGGATCACTCCATCGCATCCGCAACAGGATTGTTTGATCTGGAAAGCCGCACCTGGTACGCGCCAGCCCTCGACGCGGCCGGCATCTCAACCAACCAATTGCCTGAGCCCGTTTCAACAACAACCACACTCCCGCCCCTTAAGCCTGAAATTGCGCAGCAGTTGGCGATCGATCCTTCTATCCCCTGGATTATCGGTGCAAGCGATGGGTGCCTGGCGAACCTGGGTGTTGCTGCTGACACGCCGGCAAAAGCAGCCTTAACCATTGGCACGAGCGGCGCCATCCGCGTGACCACACACGAGCCGCGGGTAGACCAGAAGCGCCGCCTCTTCACCTATATCCTTGATGATCAGCGGTACATTGTTGGCGGTTCAATAAACAATGGCGGCATTATGCTGCAGTGGTTCAAAGATCACCTGATGGGCCAGCCCGACAGCCTCCATGAGCAATTGGCTGCCACCGCTACAATTCCTCCGGGAAGCGATGGGTTGCTTTGTCTTCCCTACCTGCTCGGTGAGCGCGCCCCCAATTGGAATAGCTACGACCGGGGCGTATTCTTCGGTGTACACTACCAGCATACGGGCGCCCATTTTTTGAATGCCATGCTCGAAGGGATCGCCTTTACGTTGCGTAACATCGGGGAAGCCATTACAGACACATGTGGACCTTTCGATATCCTGCTTGCTAATGGCGGCCTGCTGCGTTCTCCAGAATGGCTGCAAATCATTGCAAATGTGTTTGGTAAACGCGTGGTCAAAACACCCGGAGACGATGCTTCCGCCATCGGCGCAATTATCCTGGCAATGGAAACGCTTGGAACAGAGACCATCAACCGAGACTTTGATGAGGAGGCAGCCGGCAACAGCTTGCTGCCAGCAACGGAGGCGCACGCACAATACGATGCGCTTGTGCCCCTGTTTAACGATTTATACCACAAATTGCAGGCAGATTTTGTCCGCCTGCCGACGCGTTGA
- a CDS encoding ABC transporter ATP-binding protein: MSQPIFSASNLSVYLQGTRILDDLQFTLQAGQLIGIIGPNGSGKTTLLRAISGLLPYEGTLAFKGEAVADWDTRKRAQAMAVLPQVSSITFDFRVRDYVTLGRLPHKGWLENENKDDLSQVDAVLEMLDLVGLADRTLPSLSGGERQRVLLAQALVQETETLLLDEPTSHLDVYHQFDLLKRLRGLVTAGKTVVVVFHDLTMAARFTDTLLALKDGRLVAAGATREVLTTQLIQDLFGMATTLTYPEHAPPQIQFIDQI, translated from the coding sequence TTGAGCCAACCGATCTTCTCTGCATCCAACTTAAGTGTCTACTTACAGGGCACCCGCATTCTGGATGACTTGCAGTTCACCTTGCAAGCGGGCCAGTTGATTGGAATTATTGGCCCAAACGGTAGCGGCAAAACTACGCTGCTTCGCGCCATAAGCGGACTCCTTCCCTACGAGGGAACGCTTGCTTTTAAAGGAGAAGCCGTAGCCGACTGGGATACCAGAAAACGCGCGCAGGCAATGGCTGTACTGCCCCAGGTATCCAGCATCACCTTTGATTTCCGCGTGCGTGATTATGTGACGCTCGGCCGGCTCCCGCACAAAGGCTGGCTTGAAAACGAAAACAAAGACGACCTAAGCCAGGTCGATGCGGTATTGGAGATGCTCGATCTGGTTGGCCTTGCAGATCGTACCCTGCCCTCCCTGAGCGGCGGAGAACGGCAACGGGTGCTGCTCGCACAGGCCCTTGTTCAGGAAACAGAAACCCTCCTGCTGGATGAACCAACCTCTCACCTGGACGTGTACCACCAGTTTGACTTGCTCAAGCGTCTTCGGGGCCTCGTTACAGCAGGCAAAACCGTTGTTGTGGTCTTTCACGATCTAACCATGGCTGCGCGCTTTACAGATACCTTGTTGGCCTTAAAAGACGGCCGGCTCGTAGCTGCTGGTGCAACGCGTGAAGTACTGACGACACAACTCATTCAGGATCTGTTTGGGATGGCAACCACGCTTACCTATCCCGAGCATGCCCCGCCCCAAATTCAGTTTATCGATCAGATATGA
- a CDS encoding cob(I)yrinic acid a,c-diamide adenosyltransferase, whose protein sequence is MKIYTRTGDKGTTGLFGGGRVNKDHLRIEAYGTVDETNSVIGIARGQLPEAGHERIAQMLHRIQSELFVLGADLATPTDAKVQVPRIEPGHVATLEAEIDMLTDELPPLKHFILPGGAAAASTIHLARTVCRRAERRTVALQLQESLNEEAAVYLNRLSDLLFVMARWLNKQAGISEEAWKPA, encoded by the coding sequence ATGAAAATATATACCCGTACCGGTGACAAAGGCACAACAGGATTGTTTGGCGGTGGACGCGTAAACAAAGACCACCTTCGTATCGAAGCCTACGGCACGGTCGACGAAACCAACTCGGTGATTGGCATCGCGCGCGGCCAGCTCCCCGAAGCCGGCCACGAACGCATTGCGCAAATGCTACACAGGATTCAGAGCGAGCTGTTTGTGCTCGGCGCAGACCTGGCCACGCCGACTGATGCAAAAGTGCAGGTACCCAGAATTGAACCGGGGCACGTAGCAACCCTGGAAGCAGAAATTGATATGCTGACCGACGAATTACCACCGCTCAAACATTTCATTCTGCCCGGTGGTGCTGCGGCTGCATCAACGATTCACCTTGCACGGACGGTTTGCCGGCGCGCCGAGCGGCGCACGGTTGCTTTGCAACTTCAGGAATCGCTTAATGAAGAAGCCGCCGTTTATCTGAATCGGCTCTCGGATTTACTCTTTGTGATGGCCCGTTGGCTCAATAAGCAGGCCGGCATTTCAGAAGAAGCCTGGAAGCCGGCGTGA
- a CDS encoding peptidoglycan DD-metalloendopeptidase family protein: MRIRTRLALRVSLFALFISGFLIFKPAPQASVDSGMLPSSGLITLPETPEPAPVVIYDEFDFREDAFDTQTFTVKRNQTFSDMLSPFGISGKTVHDLAAMAKPMMDIRKIRAGNSYRIYDAPETEAPADFLVYQRNPVDYIVFDLQDSLNVFTGERPVVKKERHARGEITSSLYVTLTEQDVNPMLAIELSEVFAWQVDFYRIMKGDHFSVVYEEEFVGDKSIGVADVKAAKFHHNGEDYYAFPYEVDGRLEYYDENGNSLRRPFLRAPLRYSRISSRYSLRRFHPVQKRYKAHLGTDYAAPTGTPVHATADGVVTEAGYSKYNGRYVKVRHNSTYTTQYLHFSKIEKGVKSGVKVKQGDVIGYVGSTGLATGPHLCYRFWKNGKQVDALREKLPTTVEPIKDELRAEFEAVMTTLKPALD; encoded by the coding sequence ATGCGCATTCGTACCCGTCTGGCCCTCAGGGTGTCGCTCTTTGCCCTCTTTATTTCAGGCTTTCTCATTTTCAAGCCGGCGCCACAGGCATCTGTCGACTCAGGCATGCTTCCCTCGTCTGGACTCATCACCCTACCCGAAACCCCTGAACCCGCTCCTGTTGTTATCTACGACGAATTTGATTTCAGAGAAGACGCTTTTGATACGCAAACCTTTACTGTAAAGCGTAACCAGACCTTTTCGGACATGTTGTCTCCGTTTGGCATCTCTGGCAAAACCGTGCACGACCTCGCGGCCATGGCCAAACCGATGATGGACATCCGCAAAATCCGAGCGGGTAATTCCTACCGCATTTATGATGCACCTGAAACCGAAGCGCCGGCTGACTTCCTTGTCTATCAGCGCAATCCGGTAGACTATATCGTTTTCGACCTCCAGGATTCACTCAACGTCTTCACCGGCGAACGGCCTGTGGTGAAGAAAGAGCGTCATGCACGTGGCGAAATCACCAGCTCGCTGTATGTCACGCTAACCGAGCAAGACGTCAACCCGATGCTTGCCATCGAACTGTCTGAGGTATTTGCCTGGCAGGTGGATTTCTACAGAATCATGAAAGGCGACCACTTCAGCGTCGTTTACGAAGAAGAATTTGTGGGCGATAAATCGATTGGCGTAGCTGACGTCAAAGCGGCCAAGTTCCACCACAACGGCGAAGATTATTACGCGTTTCCTTACGAAGTGGATGGCCGGCTCGAGTATTACGATGAAAACGGAAACAGCCTCCGCCGGCCGTTTCTACGGGCCCCGCTCCGGTATTCGCGCATCAGCAGCCGGTACTCACTCAGGAGATTTCACCCCGTCCAGAAGCGTTATAAAGCACACCTCGGTACCGACTATGCCGCACCAACGGGCACGCCTGTCCACGCAACAGCTGACGGGGTAGTTACGGAAGCCGGCTATTCGAAATACAATGGGCGCTACGTGAAAGTCCGCCACAACAGCACCTACACCACCCAGTACCTGCATTTCTCAAAAATCGAGAAAGGCGTTAAGTCTGGCGTCAAGGTAAAACAGGGCGATGTGATTGGGTATGTTGGGAGTACCGGCCTCGCCACTGGCCCACACCTCTGCTACCGTTTCTGGAAAAATGGCAAACAGGTTGATGCCCTTCGCGAGAAGCTGCCAACAACCGTAGAGCCCATCAAAGACGAGTTAAGGGCTGAGTTTGAAGCGGTAATGACGACCTTGAAGCCGGCGCTGGATTAA
- a CDS encoding GNAT family protein codes for MMNQEIPITLALETERLLIRAPQQGDAATLREAIAKSLEELRVWMPWAKSVPTLEDSVESCNNAVTAFSAGTDHRLHIFLKGTETLIGCSGMHDIDWAVPSVEIGYWLCTLYTGKGYMTEAVREITRYAAEELNMNRVEIRMSADNARSKAVPERLGFNHEGTLRNHARHMDGSLRDTCVFAWTR; via the coding sequence ATGATGAATCAGGAAATACCCATAACGCTTGCACTCGAAACAGAACGCCTGCTTATCCGGGCACCACAGCAAGGAGATGCTGCCACATTGCGGGAGGCCATTGCTAAAAGTTTGGAAGAGCTTCGCGTCTGGATGCCCTGGGCGAAGTCAGTGCCTACCCTGGAAGACTCCGTGGAGAGCTGCAACAATGCGGTGACTGCTTTTTCAGCAGGCACTGATCATCGCCTGCATATCTTCCTGAAGGGTACGGAGACGCTAATTGGATGCAGCGGGATGCACGACATAGACTGGGCCGTGCCGAGCGTTGAAATAGGATACTGGCTTTGTACACTGTACACCGGCAAGGGCTACATGACAGAGGCCGTCCGAGAAATTACCCGCTATGCCGCTGAAGAACTCAATATGAACCGGGTTGAAATCAGAATGAGCGCCGATAACGCGCGAAGCAAAGCTGTACCCGAACGCCTCGGTTTTAACCATGAGGGGACGCTACGCAATCACGCCCGCCATATGGATGGTTCACTTCGAGATACCTGTGTATTTGCATGGACCAGATAG
- a CDS encoding HAD-IA family hydrolase — protein MPASADKTVLRIIDQFTTLLLDMNSTFMFNEDRFGPAEDYHATYRQWGGALTPEALRTAIEACLAYMEIRYPDPVWHNQFPTVKAVLGILPETTAFDLTELDRIAETIALHELGHIPESYADVLHQLAQTHQLAVVADIWSEKSLWIIELERAGVLDLFDVQIYSSDIGSVKPSAKPFLRAIEALGVSKSACVMVGDSARRDIGGAEAAGIAGIWIGKGEGPAYAIAQVEDLRLLV, from the coding sequence ATGCCGGCATCCGCAGACAAGACAGTATTGCGGATCATCGACCAATTTACAACGCTTCTCCTCGACATGAACAGTACGTTCATGTTCAACGAAGACCGTTTTGGGCCGGCAGAAGACTACCACGCAACCTACCGACAATGGGGCGGCGCGCTCACACCTGAGGCGCTTCGCACGGCCATTGAAGCGTGTTTGGCCTATATGGAGATTCGCTACCCTGATCCCGTTTGGCACAATCAATTCCCAACGGTAAAAGCAGTACTCGGGATATTGCCTGAAACTACAGCCTTTGATCTAACGGAGTTGGATCGTATTGCAGAAACTATTGCGCTGCATGAATTGGGCCACATACCCGAAAGCTACGCAGACGTATTGCATCAACTCGCGCAAACCCATCAACTTGCTGTGGTTGCCGACATCTGGTCCGAAAAATCGCTGTGGATTATTGAGCTTGAACGCGCCGGCGTACTGGACTTGTTTGACGTTCAGATATATTCTTCAGATATCGGATCCGTTAAACCGTCTGCAAAGCCTTTTCTTCGAGCAATCGAAGCGCTTGGCGTATCCAAATCTGCGTGTGTTATGGTTGGTGATAGCGCCCGCCGCGATATCGGTGGCGCAGAAGCAGCCGGCATTGCAGGCATCTGGATAGGGAAGGGCGAAGGGCCGGCGTATGCTATAGCGCAGGTTGAGGATTTACGGTTACTGGTTTAG